CCTGCGAGCCGCGCTCACTGAAAGCATCGTTACCCGAGGCCGGGCGACCATCGATCAGGAACAGGGTGTAATTAGCGGTCATCCCACGCATCGAGATCGACCGTTCCACACCACCACCGAAAATCTGCACACCGGCGACATTTTTCAATACGTCCGTGACATCGGTATAGGATTTTTTCTTCAACTCTTCCTGGGAGATAACCGTAATCGCTGCAGGCGCATCCCGAAGATTCTGCTCAAAGCCCGAGGCGGTCACCACCGTCTGCCCCAGATCCAGCGCTTCTTCCGCCACCGCCGAATATGCCAGCGAGGCCATAGTTACTGCCAACATGGTTCTTTTGAAATATGGCTGCGAACTTGAAGCAAACTGACACTTACGGCGTGACATATATTGATCTCCAGAATGATATAGCAGACCTCCGGGAAAGCCACTCGGGGTTTCCAGAGACTCCTTTGTAGTTGGCATTGTTATGGCGGCGCCCTGGTCCGGGCGCGGCGGCCCTTCCGGCTTATGCTGGCAGATCGAAGCCGCGCGACTTCTCCGATACGATGAAATCGACGCAAATGATATACATTACTATTTGAGAGTAAAAGAAATTTACAATCTATACACTTTTTGGGCGCCGTTTCGCTCAGAGCGCAGGGCGCACCAGCATATATCCCTGCCCCCACACCGTTTCCAATTGGCTGGAGCGGTAGCCGATAGCCTGTAATTTGCGGCGAATGTGGCTGATATGCATGTCCAGGCTGCGGTCATGTCGGGCATAGCCGCGGCGCAATGCCTGTTGATAAAGGAAAGGTTTGCTCAGCACCTCGTTCACGTGCTGGGCGAGCAGGTTCAACACGCGAAATTCGCTGGCGGTCAGCCCGGCCTGATTACCCGCCAGACTCACGTCACTGTTGGTCTCGTCGAAATGCAGTTCATTGTCGGTTTCAGGTGATGGTCGTTCCTGTCGCTCATAAGCCACCCGACGGAGGATGGCGGTGACGCGTACGCCGAGCTCGGCAATACTGAAGGGCTTGGGTAGATAGTCATCAGCCCCCAGACTGAAGCCGGCGATGCGATTATGCTCATCGTCCAGCGCCGACATCAGCAATACCGGCACGCGACTTTGACGGCGCAGCTGCTGCAACACGCCTAAACTATCGATGCCCAGAATAGTCAGCAGGATCAGATCAAAATTACCACGCTTGGCCAGAAGCAAGCCGTCTGCACTGCCACAGAGCGTAACGCGGTGGCCGCTTTGCTGCAGATGAGCTTGCAGTTCGCTGGCAAGCAGCGGGTCTTCTTCTACCGCAAGAATGCGGGCAGCGGTGGTGACAGTCGGTAGCATATTGGTCAACATGAAACTTAATGAGAACCATTCTATACGAAATTTTTTGAAACATTCACTGCTTTCCGGGTCAGATTCAACGTAAGCTCAACTGACGTTTTAGAGGCATTGATGAGGAAGCTTCACGCCGCTGCTTACGGGCTGATAACGATATTGTCATTCATATCTCTCTGCGCCTCGGCCGCTGACCCGCTGCGTATTACCCAACTGCAACGCTGCGGTGACCTGCTGAAAGTTCGGCAGCTCACTTTCTGTTTGCAAGTAGCGGGGCTCGAGCAGAATCCGGCGCAGATCCAGCTCAACGGCACGCCCCTGCCTCCCGACCGGATCGACCATCGCGATGGACAAGTACGTCTGCAGATCGACGCCGCCAGCGCGCAGAGCGGCCCGCTGTGGATTGAGCAGCACGATCAGATCAGTAATCCGGTGTGGCTGAGCCTGGGTTCCAGTCATGTCGTCGCCGCCGAACAGGACGCGGTGGTCAAGAACCGGGACGGCCTGACCACCTACCTCGATCTGGTCAGCGTGATCATCGAAGAAGGCCATGATGGGCCAGCAGAAGCCCGTCGACTGGCCGAGCAATACGATGCCGAAGTGGTCGGCGCAATCCCACCCCTCAACGTCTATCAGCTGCGCCTGGCCGCCGAGAATCTGGAACAGCGCGACGCCGCAGTATTGCGCATCGGCAACGAAGTGAGCGTGGACGCTGTAGTGATCGAGGAGTCCGGTGCGGAAAAATCGGTCGAACGGGATACCGTCAACCCTCCGATAGAAGCGAGCGAGGAGTCCTCATCCAACCGCTTTCTGGATGCAGTGAATTTCTATCAGCGGCGGCTGAAAAACCCCTCTGACCATATTGAAACGCACCCTGTACGTATCGGCGTGATCGAACGCGATGTGGATTTCGACGCCCCCGACGTCGCCGACTATCTCGGCGACTGCCGCAGCGAGGCCACCCGCACCTGCGTGTATGCCCG
Above is a genomic segment from Halopseudomonas litoralis containing:
- a CDS encoding response regulator transcription factor, producing the protein MLPTVTTAARILAVEEDPLLASELQAHLQQSGHRVTLCGSADGLLLAKRGNFDLILLTILGIDSLGVLQQLRRQSRVPVLLMSALDDEHNRIAGFSLGADDYLPKPFSIAELGVRVTAILRRVAYERQERPSPETDNELHFDETNSDVSLAGNQAGLTASEFRVLNLLAQHVNEVLSKPFLYQQALRRGYARHDRSLDMHISHIRRKLQAIGYRSSQLETVWGQGYMLVRPAL